A single Paenibacillus kribbensis DNA region contains:
- a CDS encoding nucleoside triphosphate pyrophosphohydrolase gives MPTYNKLVRDKIPHMITAQGKESSLRILEPEEYKQALRMKLLEEAEEYFETAKDQDALEELADMLEVIRALAEVHGANAAELDKLRADKAEARGGFRERVFLIDVDEAEI, from the coding sequence ATGCCTACATACAATAAGCTGGTGAGGGATAAGATTCCGCACATGATTACAGCTCAGGGCAAGGAAAGCAGCTTACGCATTTTGGAGCCAGAGGAATATAAGCAGGCGCTTAGAATGAAGCTTCTTGAAGAAGCAGAGGAATATTTTGAAACGGCAAAAGATCAGGATGCGCTGGAAGAACTGGCGGATATGCTGGAAGTTATCCGGGCGCTGGCAGAAGTACATGGAGCGAATGCGGCAGAACTGGACAAGCTGCGGGCAGACAAAGCCGAGGCACGAGGCGGCTTTCGGGAGCGGGTGTTCTTGATCGATGTCGATGAGGCTGAAATATAG
- the hcp gene encoding hydroxylamine reductase: MFCYQCEQTPSGGCKVVGVCGKNETVASLQDTMIFALKGIAAYATHARQLGYTDPEVDRITHEALYMTLTNSNFNVQEHLEMAMKVGNAAVRIMDVLDRAHTDRFGIPQPITVSQNKIEGQCIVVTGHNLYALEELLRQTEGKGINIYTHSEMLPAHGYPALKKYTHLKGNIGKAWYDQRRLFEEFPGAILATTNCVMPIKGTYADRFFSYEVAGLEGVAKIVNDDFSPLIERALALPAADVESEQVLTTGYHHETVIGLAPEIIQAVKDGHIRHFFVIAGCDAPGKGGNYYRELATSLPNDTVILTTSCGKFRFNDVDYGTVGDTGIPRYIDLGQCNNSGSTVKIALALADAFGCTVNELPISIVLSWFEQKAVAILLGLFSLGIQDIRIGPKPPEFISSGVLDVLVEMFGLKLITTAEEDMKAMLSLS, encoded by the coding sequence ATGTTTTGTTATCAGTGTGAACAGACGCCGAGTGGCGGCTGTAAGGTAGTCGGGGTATGCGGCAAGAATGAAACGGTAGCGAGCTTGCAGGATACGATGATTTTTGCCTTAAAAGGCATTGCCGCTTATGCGACCCATGCCAGACAGTTGGGCTATACCGATCCTGAGGTGGATCGTATCACGCACGAAGCGTTATATATGACCTTAACCAATTCTAACTTTAATGTACAAGAGCATTTGGAGATGGCAATGAAGGTCGGAAATGCAGCCGTACGGATCATGGATGTGCTGGATCGTGCGCATACGGATCGTTTTGGCATTCCGCAACCGATTACAGTCAGCCAAAATAAGATCGAAGGTCAATGTATCGTCGTGACCGGACATAATTTGTATGCGCTGGAGGAATTGCTGCGGCAGACCGAAGGCAAGGGCATCAATATCTATACCCACTCGGAAATGCTGCCAGCACACGGTTATCCGGCGTTGAAGAAATATACACATCTCAAAGGCAATATCGGCAAGGCCTGGTACGATCAGCGCAGACTGTTCGAGGAGTTCCCTGGCGCGATCCTTGCCACGACGAACTGTGTCATGCCGATTAAAGGCACGTATGCAGACCGCTTCTTCTCTTATGAAGTAGCCGGGCTGGAGGGTGTTGCCAAAATTGTGAACGACGATTTCTCTCCACTGATTGAGCGCGCGTTGGCTCTGCCAGCCGCAGATGTAGAGTCTGAACAAGTGCTTACGACAGGATACCATCATGAGACGGTGATCGGGCTGGCACCCGAGATTATTCAGGCAGTTAAAGACGGACATATCCGCCATTTCTTCGTCATTGCAGGCTGTGATGCACCGGGTAAAGGCGGCAATTATTATCGCGAGCTGGCCACATCCTTGCCGAACGATACGGTCATTCTGACCACGTCCTGCGGTAAATTCCGCTTCAATGATGTAGATTATGGCACCGTTGGAGATACTGGTATTCCGCGTTATATCGATTTGGGACAATGCAACAATTCCGGTTCCACGGTGAAAATTGCTTTGGCATTGGCCGATGCTTTTGGCTGCACAGTGAACGAGTTGCCGATCAGCATCGTGTTGTCCTGGTTTGAGCAAAAGGCAGTAGCGATTCTGCTCGGCTTGTTCAGCCTTGGCATTCAGGACATCCGCATCGGACCTAAACCACCTGAATTTATCTCATCTGGTGTATTGGATGTGCTGGTGGAGATGTTTGGCTTGAAGCTGATTACAACAGCAGAAGAAGATATGAAGGCAATGCTGTCGTTGTCGTAA
- a CDS encoding cache domain-containing sensor histidine kinase → MIIMRNDDRQHTWSSKIWKRIHAGAEKRMQHLRLRNMPLRYQLMLLFLLFGIVPSLGLGLLVNWTVERIIERQVEDHTMQLIGKVNEALDTKMENLQNMTYLIGFNPDIGKFWQGRTLADGHAGHAGHANPVTLENQGGQAQNSAILPNQAASSVQAQDTLYGMKQFLQGFTTLYPEIAGILIVNENGDYISNEMYAKSTRSLTEEDWYRQAAQHAGIFTVLGQPIHRNVTTHVRYKDSEIVSVVRSVTDSETGRVLGVIMIDLKRRAVSQAARDVTLGKTGYLMVTDAEGRSVYMPDMPLIERIPLEWFGAGDSGMFTRQAGGRELLFMFRASEFTGWRTVGVFPAGESTLEVRQIQFYVACFVFIVCLFGLTASLRLSRSIAQPIFRLMSYMRTAETGDLTVRPWSDRGDEIGLLGRSFNRMLGQIRRLMSLSELRERQKRDAELRSLQEHIKPHFLYNTLDTIHWMARKNGADDVSDMVGALSRLFRLGLSKGDDFIPLRSEMEHISSYMQIQQTRYRDRLRWELIVSEELEELFVLKLILQPVVENAIYHGIKARRGPGTIRVEAKADGDKLLLTVRDDGAGMTADRLRELQNLLEMPLEAMEQQQKQSRANMNDRSYGMLNVQARIQLSFGEEYGIVLESEEGTGTCVTIIHPLLRDMGQLRKPHEKGEEQDGKINDYRDGTT, encoded by the coding sequence ATGATTATTATGCGAAATGATGATCGACAACACACCTGGAGCTCTAAAATATGGAAGCGCATCCATGCAGGGGCGGAGAAAAGGATGCAGCATTTGCGTTTACGCAATATGCCCTTACGGTATCAGCTCATGCTGTTGTTCCTGTTGTTTGGCATCGTGCCTTCGCTCGGATTAGGCTTGCTGGTCAACTGGACGGTGGAACGGATTATTGAGCGGCAGGTGGAAGACCATACGATGCAGTTGATTGGCAAGGTGAACGAGGCACTGGATACCAAAATGGAAAATTTGCAGAACATGACGTATTTGATTGGTTTTAATCCGGACATCGGGAAGTTTTGGCAAGGTCGGACGCTGGCCGACGGTCATGCGGGCCATGCAGGTCATGCCAATCCAGTAACGCTGGAAAATCAGGGGGGGCAGGCACAGAACTCGGCAATCCTCCCCAACCAGGCAGCAAGCTCTGTACAGGCACAGGATACGCTATATGGTATGAAACAATTTCTGCAGGGCTTTACGACCTTATATCCCGAAATTGCCGGGATTCTCATCGTGAACGAAAACGGTGACTATATCAGCAACGAAATGTATGCGAAAAGCACACGCAGCCTGACCGAAGAGGACTGGTACCGGCAGGCGGCGCAGCATGCAGGTATTTTCACCGTGCTGGGACAGCCAATCCACCGTAATGTGACCACTCATGTCCGGTATAAGGACAGTGAAATTGTATCTGTCGTCCGTTCGGTCACGGATTCGGAGACGGGACGCGTGCTAGGCGTGATTATGATTGATCTCAAGCGGCGGGCTGTGTCGCAGGCGGCCAGAGACGTGACCTTGGGCAAAACCGGATATTTAATGGTGACAGATGCTGAGGGACGCAGCGTCTATATGCCGGATATGCCGCTGATTGAGCGTATTCCTCTGGAATGGTTCGGGGCAGGCGACAGCGGGATGTTTACCCGTCAGGCCGGAGGTCGGGAACTGCTGTTCATGTTCCGTGCTTCCGAATTTACGGGCTGGAGAACGGTCGGGGTATTCCCGGCAGGGGAATCGACGCTGGAGGTTCGGCAAATTCAATTCTATGTTGCTTGTTTTGTTTTCATTGTATGTCTGTTTGGCTTAACGGCGTCCTTGCGCTTGTCGCGTTCCATTGCACAGCCAATTTTCCGGCTGATGTCCTATATGCGAACGGCAGAGACGGGGGATCTTACGGTTCGCCCATGGAGTGATCGCGGGGATGAGATCGGATTGCTGGGTCGGAGCTTTAACCGGATGTTGGGACAGATTCGCCGTCTCATGTCACTTAGCGAACTCCGGGAGCGGCAAAAACGGGATGCCGAGCTGCGCAGTCTTCAGGAGCATATTAAGCCGCATTTTCTATACAATACGCTGGATACGATTCATTGGATGGCCCGAAAAAATGGGGCAGACGACGTGTCCGACATGGTTGGGGCGCTGTCGAGATTGTTCCGCCTCGGACTGAGCAAGGGAGATGACTTCATTCCGCTTCGCTCGGAGATGGAGCATATTTCAAGCTATATGCAAATCCAGCAAACCCGGTATCGGGACAGACTTCGCTGGGAATTGATCGTATCCGAGGAGTTGGAGGAGCTGTTCGTATTAAAGCTCATCCTTCAGCCTGTGGTGGAAAATGCCATTTATCACGGCATCAAGGCCAGACGCGGCCCCGGCACGATTCGGGTGGAGGCGAAGGCCGACGGCGACAAGCTGCTGCTGACGGTTCGTGACGATGGCGCAGGCATGACGGCAGACAGGCTGCGGGAGCTGCAGAATCTGCTGGAAATGCCGCTGGAGGCGATGGAGCAGCAGCAGAAGCAAAGCAGAGCCAATATGAACGACAGAAGCTACGGCATGCTGAATGTACAGGCACGTATCCAGTTATCTTTTGGCGAGGAATATGGAATTGTACTGGAGAGTGAAGAAGGGACAGGGACCTGCGTTACGATCATTCATCCGTTGCTGCGGGATATGGGACAACTGAGAAAGCCTCACGAAAAAGGAGAAGAACAGGATGGCAAAATCAATGACTACAGGGACGGAACAACGTAA
- a CDS encoding acyltransferase, with protein sequence MSKPRIAEWTELRGLAYLAVVLQHCIGEYIYRSDIQQPDSVMLAMLYHLTRFGTPTFVFLSAALLFYNGNKPIGYPRYIGRRFRDIYVPFLCWTVVYWICTQNWSTAQWGNIYFYKGMLEEMIIPVSGYHLWFVVMIFQFYILFPLFAKAAGRVQAFLRRYSTKRRKQLVLAVMLIAAAAYALLLQWSYYDMSAWSTRLPSFWQTLLDYRTYNFVMYFFYFMLGAVCAYMTDTWRGLAQQTLPWNVFVFIGLFMLMGHTMLIQSGDTINLNISTYLKPSTFVLIVSQLLLSYGLLLHLQKDKRSEPFRRMLNWIGRYSFGGYLAHALVLSFISYFTRPLSLGDHHFTATLITFIVVASVSLGISWLFAHLPGGNWIVGSKGRQRLNWRPFRFQFPSSKRASKSTQELG encoded by the coding sequence ATGAGCAAGCCGCGTATCGCGGAGTGGACAGAACTGCGGGGTCTTGCCTACCTCGCTGTCGTGCTTCAGCATTGCATTGGCGAATATATTTATCGCAGCGACATCCAGCAGCCGGATTCCGTTATGCTTGCAATGCTGTACCATTTGACACGCTTTGGCACACCGACGTTCGTTTTCCTGTCTGCGGCGCTGCTTTTTTATAATGGAAACAAACCGATTGGCTATCCCCGTTACATTGGCAGACGGTTTCGAGATATTTATGTACCATTTCTCTGCTGGACGGTCGTTTATTGGATATGTACTCAGAACTGGTCGACTGCGCAGTGGGGAAATATTTATTTTTATAAGGGCATGCTTGAGGAAATGATTATACCTGTCAGCGGATATCATCTATGGTTTGTGGTGATGATCTTTCAGTTTTATATTTTATTTCCCTTATTTGCAAAAGCGGCCGGGCGGGTTCAAGCGTTTCTACGTCGTTATAGCACGAAAAGACGCAAGCAGCTTGTTTTAGCTGTCATGCTGATCGCTGCTGCGGCTTATGCGCTGCTGCTACAATGGTCCTACTATGACATGTCTGCGTGGAGCACCCGGTTGCCGTCCTTTTGGCAGACCTTGTTAGATTACCGCACTTATAACTTTGTTATGTATTTTTTCTATTTTATGCTGGGCGCAGTGTGTGCTTATATGACGGACACCTGGCGGGGATTGGCCCAACAGACGCTGCCCTGGAATGTATTTGTCTTTATTGGTCTGTTCATGCTCATGGGTCACACCATGCTGATCCAGTCAGGCGATACCATCAATCTCAATATTTCCACCTATCTTAAGCCGAGCACCTTTGTGCTGATTGTCTCGCAGCTGCTTTTGTCGTACGGACTGCTGCTCCATTTGCAAAAAGACAAGCGTTCGGAGCCGTTTCGCCGTATGCTAAACTGGATCGGACGTTATTCCTTCGGGGGATATCTGGCACACGCACTCGTGCTGTCCTTCATATCCTATTTCACACGCCCGCTTTCGTTGGGTGATCATCATTTTACAGCTACGCTCATTACGTTTATAGTCGTGGCAAGTGTTTCGCTGGGCATTAGCTGGCTGTTTGCCCATCTGCCGGGAGGCAACTGGATTGTAGGGTCCAAAGGTCGCCAGCGGTTGAACTGGCGTCCGTTTCGTTTTCAGTTCCCTTCATCCAAACGTGCTTCCAAAAGCACGCAGGAGCTTGGTTAA
- a CDS encoding helix-turn-helix domain-containing protein — MSELLELVGTRIRDIRKSQGLSQEALAEKAGFNSSYIGFIERAERNISLKNLEKIAKALNVSVNQLLTYVKENDELTEEDLNIKNILSLLRTREAKDTEMALKVLTDIFIRFDER, encoded by the coding sequence ATGTCTGAACTTCTGGAATTAGTCGGTACACGTATTCGCGATATTCGGAAATCCCAGGGGCTTTCTCAGGAAGCTTTAGCCGAAAAAGCAGGATTCAATTCGAGTTATATCGGTTTTATCGAGCGTGCGGAGAGAAATATATCCTTGAAAAATTTGGAGAAAATAGCTAAGGCATTGAACGTGAGCGTTAATCAATTACTTACATATGTGAAGGAAAATGATGAGCTTACCGAAGAAGATTTGAATATCAAAAATATTTTGTCCCTGCTGAGAACGCGCGAAGCCAAGGATACGGAAATGGCCTTAAAAGTTCTTACAGACATATTTATAAGATTCGATGAACGATGA
- a CDS encoding substrate-binding domain-containing protein, protein MKKTLLVYMLLIAAFALYVFRYEQSGPLNGTWEEKGLRGNIGETYMMITFQSGLEYWKSGLKGFEDAADALGVTVEYRGATRYDAQEQTTVIEQAIARKPAGIAISAIDPHSLIPAINKALDAGIPVVLFDAGAPGSRAYSFLGTDNYKAGVTAADKMAELLGREGEVAVLTVPGQQNHEERTRGFRDTIQRQYPAMKVVEVADGRSDAMVSRDESLRLMKAYPKLAGMFVTESTGATGVGEAVLSLKNRHPLKIISFDTNKATLDMIRSGTISATIAQGTWNMGYWSLQYLFHLHHHLTIPAPSSSGDNAPLPVRVDTGISVVTRKNVDDYYAK, encoded by the coding sequence ATGAAAAAAACGCTACTGGTATACATGCTGCTGATTGCGGCCTTTGCGCTCTATGTGTTCAGGTATGAACAATCCGGACCGTTGAATGGCACTTGGGAGGAAAAGGGGCTGCGAGGCAATATCGGAGAAACCTATATGATGATTACGTTCCAGTCTGGTTTGGAGTATTGGAAAAGCGGTCTCAAGGGCTTTGAGGATGCTGCCGATGCCTTGGGAGTAACTGTGGAGTATCGAGGGGCTACCCGTTATGATGCACAGGAGCAGACGACCGTCATTGAGCAGGCGATTGCCCGTAAACCCGCAGGAATTGCGATTTCCGCGATAGATCCGCATTCCCTGATCCCGGCGATTAACAAGGCACTGGATGCGGGCATTCCTGTAGTACTGTTTGATGCAGGAGCACCGGGGAGCCGGGCGTATTCTTTTTTGGGAACGGATAATTATAAGGCAGGCGTGACCGCTGCGGATAAAATGGCAGAGCTGCTGGGACGGGAAGGTGAAGTCGCCGTTTTGACAGTACCTGGTCAGCAAAATCATGAGGAACGCACGCGCGGCTTTCGCGATACCATCCAGCGTCAGTACCCTGCCATGAAGGTGGTAGAAGTGGCAGATGGTCGCTCAGATGCGATGGTATCCCGGGATGAGTCGCTGCGACTGATGAAAGCTTATCCGAAGCTGGCCGGGATGTTTGTGACCGAGTCGACGGGAGCTACAGGGGTAGGGGAAGCGGTGCTGAGCCTAAAGAACCGCCATCCGCTGAAAATCATTTCTTTTGATACGAATAAAGCGACATTGGATATGATTCGTAGTGGGACGATCTCGGCAACGATTGCGCAGGGAACGTGGAATATGGGCTATTGGTCGCTTCAATACCTGTTCCATCTGCACCATCATTTGACGATTCCGGCACCTTCCTCCTCCGGTGATAACGCTCCGCTGCCTGTGCGGGTGGATACAGGAATTTCGGTGGTCACACGGAAGAATGTAGATGATTATTATGCGAAATGA
- a CDS encoding response regulator: MAKSMTTGTEQRNTEKRYEERYRVLIADDEPIIREGIRDCVDWTALGMEVADEAEDGEEALELAVRLGIDILLVDMNMPIMDGIELIRRLREERPECRCLIISGHDEFAYAQEAVRLGVEDYILKPVDAEQLHAALSRLSQRLGEERKRTAYVEQAAEQIQRNIPLLRQRFCLELLEGQHTGENVMEQLAFLRLPSQPPVQIGVVRWPAVETRQAIMRENDRQLFLYAAENIIAELLEDRPHVLFRDANGLIGICLWQEAPETIGASIEQAIGRYLNIAVHTHVEHNAGGMEGAIEAFRVCRDRVYGESQLSPLVRRARQLIQEGYADRELTLETLASRLQVSAVYLSRVLKKELNDSFVTLVTRARIRKAVQLLDSTTLSIYDIAERTGYDSQHYFSTAFKKTMGVSPVQYRKGGGNGVSVSDQE; this comes from the coding sequence ATGGCAAAATCAATGACTACAGGGACGGAACAACGTAACACGGAAAAACGTTATGAAGAACGTTATCGGGTACTGATCGCAGACGATGAGCCGATCATCCGGGAGGGGATTCGGGATTGCGTAGACTGGACGGCTCTCGGCATGGAGGTTGCAGATGAGGCGGAGGACGGTGAAGAAGCGCTGGAGCTGGCGGTTCGGCTTGGCATCGACATTTTGCTGGTCGATATGAATATGCCGATCATGGACGGGATTGAGCTGATCCGGCGATTGCGTGAAGAACGTCCCGAATGTCGCTGCCTGATCATTTCCGGGCATGATGAATTCGCTTATGCACAGGAGGCTGTGCGACTTGGCGTAGAGGACTATATTTTGAAGCCGGTAGATGCGGAGCAGCTTCACGCTGCGCTGTCGCGGCTCAGTCAGCGGCTGGGTGAAGAGCGCAAGCGTACCGCCTATGTAGAGCAGGCTGCCGAGCAGATACAGCGCAATATTCCGCTGCTGCGCCAGCGCTTTTGCCTGGAATTGCTGGAAGGGCAGCATACGGGGGAAAATGTCATGGAGCAGCTGGCGTTTTTACGTCTTCCATCCCAGCCGCCTGTTCAGATCGGCGTGGTGCGGTGGCCAGCAGTAGAGACACGACAGGCGATTATGCGCGAAAATGACCGCCAGTTGTTTCTTTATGCCGCTGAAAATATCATTGCCGAGCTGCTGGAGGACCGCCCCCATGTCCTGTTTCGCGATGCGAACGGGCTGATCGGCATATGCCTGTGGCAAGAGGCGCCTGAGACGATCGGCGCTTCCATCGAGCAGGCGATTGGGCGCTATCTGAATATAGCGGTTCATACACATGTAGAGCACAACGCCGGAGGGATGGAAGGTGCGATTGAGGCGTTCCGGGTATGCCGTGACCGTGTGTACGGCGAATCGCAGCTATCTCCACTCGTGCGCCGGGCGCGTCAGCTCATTCAGGAAGGCTATGCCGATCGGGAGCTGACACTGGAGACCCTTGCTTCGCGTCTGCAGGTATCGGCTGTGTATCTCAGCCGTGTGCTCAAAAAAGAGCTTAACGATAGCTTCGTGACCCTCGTCACGCGTGCCCGAATCCGTAAAGCGGTACAATTGCTGGACTCCACCACGTTGTCCATCTACGATATAGCAGAGCGTACCGGATACGATAGCCAGCACTATTTCAGCACCGCTTTTAAAAAGACCATGGGAGTTTCCCCGGTTCAGTACCGCAAGGGCGGTGGAAATGGAGTCAGCGTGTCGGATCAGGAATGA